A genomic segment from Nitrospira sp. encodes:
- a CDS encoding Glycosyl transferase, group 1 family protein produces MYDTVRHKSVLKVCHVAMGDLWAGAEVQLLALMKYLVRLPGFEWSVILFNDGKLADELRKLPIQIIVVPEKDNGSIAIAYQLVRSFRQIKPDIVHTHKYKDSVLGTIVARCVRVPHVVRVVHGLPEPFNGLKSMKMTCFTIMDRVVTARLIDKVIAVSNEIHKVLAKTYGANKVVCIHNGIDLENVCVRTQRSEARRAWHIDDEAVVLGTVGRLVPVKGHTVLLKSVRVLRTMGLNVTLLLVGDGPLRGQLEADAQRLELTQSVIFAGHQEQVYDFINMMDIFVLPSLHEGIPMVLLEALALKRPVIASRVGGIPEVVLNSRSGMLVSPSNVTELAAGLREMIQDPCRARGLGMMGRSQVEQEFNASMMANQTAAVYRSL; encoded by the coding sequence ATGTATGACACTGTGAGACACAAATCCGTTTTGAAGGTGTGTCATGTGGCGATGGGGGACTTATGGGCGGGGGCAGAGGTTCAGCTGCTTGCGTTGATGAAGTACCTTGTTAGGTTGCCGGGATTTGAATGGTCGGTGATTCTGTTTAATGACGGAAAGTTGGCGGATGAGCTTCGGAAACTTCCCATCCAGATCATAGTGGTTCCAGAAAAGGATAACGGCTCGATAGCCATCGCATATCAGCTTGTACGGTCGTTTAGGCAGATCAAGCCGGACATCGTGCATACTCATAAGTACAAAGATTCGGTCCTAGGGACGATCGTTGCACGATGCGTGAGGGTGCCTCATGTGGTCAGAGTCGTTCATGGCCTGCCTGAGCCGTTCAACGGGTTGAAGAGTATGAAGATGACCTGCTTCACCATCATGGACAGAGTTGTGACTGCCCGGCTTATCGACAAAGTCATTGCCGTCTCCAATGAGATTCATAAGGTTTTGGCCAAGACTTATGGGGCTAATAAGGTGGTGTGTATTCACAATGGTATTGATCTGGAAAACGTTTGCGTTAGGACTCAACGATCAGAGGCCCGCAGGGCATGGCACATTGACGATGAAGCGGTTGTGCTTGGAACAGTGGGGCGATTGGTTCCTGTCAAAGGTCATACCGTCTTGTTGAAGTCGGTACGAGTCCTCCGCACCATGGGGCTGAATGTGACGCTTTTGCTCGTCGGAGATGGGCCGTTACGCGGGCAACTTGAGGCGGACGCCCAGCGGTTGGAGTTGACGCAATCGGTCATATTTGCCGGTCACCAAGAACAGGTCTATGACTTCATCAACATGATGGACATATTCGTTTTACCCTCATTGCACGAAGGCATTCCAATGGTTTTGCTGGAAGCCCTCGCGTTGAAGCGGCCGGTAATTGCCAGTCGGGTAGGAGGTATTCCTGAGGTGGTGCTGAACAGCCGGTCCGGGATGCTGGTGAGTCCATCCAACGTTACTGAGCTTGCAGCAGGTCTCAGGGAAATGATTCAAGACCCATGTAGAGCGAGGGGGTTGGGTATGATGGGACGAAGCCAGGTTGAACAGGAATTTAACGCGAGCATGATGGCGAATCAAACTGCTGCGGTATACCGATCATTGTGA
- a CDS encoding Glycosyl transferase produces the protein MRVLWLGHNLAYPPKGGPLQRNYNLLKEAAKQHEVHALVFDQPVTRPSGVTQQDCVDALSKFCAGVDWVPLPKDSFGIGRYWRAFGGLITGEPYEFRWLRSKEMAQRLQGIAARLRFDVVHADTLGLAPYVPLVPRAGTVLNHHDIESALVERRALGERRVLWRKFWTQEATHLLAAEKRWCPSFHVNMVVSDDEAQLLKPSCGDSKICVVPNGVDVRYFTPRPDPGGNRLLFCGRLDQLANRGAIIYFFNSIWPELSTRLKTLEIDVVGKNPPSWLVDLSRRDPRVQVPGFVDDVRPYFKKATVFVCPITEGGGTRLKILDALAMGMPVVSTTFAASGLTLHDGLHLLVADTPEMFIERTLRLLADQDLRRRLAQGAVDMVTHRYSWGTIGHSLVNAYEEATVRNLKGFGR, from the coding sequence ATGAGAGTTCTCTGGCTCGGACATAATCTCGCCTATCCGCCCAAAGGGGGACCGCTTCAGCGCAATTACAATCTCCTCAAGGAAGCGGCGAAACAGCATGAGGTGCATGCACTCGTTTTCGATCAGCCGGTAACCAGGCCGTCGGGCGTCACTCAGCAGGATTGTGTAGACGCATTGTCAAAGTTCTGCGCCGGGGTGGACTGGGTTCCCCTTCCGAAAGATTCGTTCGGCATCGGCCGCTATTGGCGGGCATTCGGAGGACTGATAACAGGTGAACCGTATGAGTTTCGATGGTTGCGGTCCAAGGAGATGGCACAACGTTTACAAGGCATAGCTGCTCGTCTTCGTTTCGACGTTGTACATGCCGATACCCTTGGTTTAGCTCCATATGTACCGCTGGTTCCTCGTGCCGGGACGGTGCTGAACCATCACGACATCGAATCGGCCTTGGTCGAACGGAGAGCGCTCGGCGAGAGGCGCGTTTTATGGCGGAAATTCTGGACGCAGGAAGCAACGCATCTGCTTGCTGCAGAGAAACGGTGGTGTCCCTCATTTCATGTCAATATGGTGGTGTCAGACGATGAGGCCCAGTTGTTGAAACCGTCCTGTGGCGACAGCAAGATCTGTGTCGTCCCGAATGGAGTCGATGTACGGTATTTCACCCCTCGTCCAGATCCAGGAGGTAACAGGTTGTTGTTTTGCGGTCGGCTCGACCAACTCGCAAACAGGGGCGCCATCATCTATTTCTTCAATTCCATCTGGCCGGAATTGTCAACCAGGTTGAAGACGCTCGAAATTGATGTCGTCGGAAAAAATCCTCCTTCGTGGTTAGTCGATTTGAGCCGTCGTGATCCGCGCGTGCAGGTCCCGGGGTTTGTAGATGATGTACGTCCGTATTTTAAAAAGGCCACGGTCTTTGTCTGTCCAATCACAGAGGGCGGCGGTACCCGGTTGAAAATTCTTGATGCCTTGGCTATGGGAATGCCGGTGGTGAGCACGACCTTTGCGGCATCGGGGTTGACGTTGCATGACGGATTACATCTCTTGGTCGCGGATACTCCGGAGATGTTTATTGAACGTACACTCCGATTACTGGCCGACCAAGACCTTCGACGACGTCTGGCGCAAGGAGCCGTCGACATGGTTACACACAGGTATTCTTGGGGTACGATCGGGCACAGCCTCGTGAATGCCTATGAAGAAGCTACTGTGCGGAATTTGAAAGGATTTGGTAGGTGA
- a CDS encoding Glycosyl transferase, group 1, producing MISMKRIQMISNLRRLDGVRTEQVEASSQYAGDRETFWDGLRLFFCSRGKDVLVLTGGTWRLVGFCLMKSLMPFSSCRVVAVDFILSRPQGWKQTVVARLKGILLRKVDRFILHFKDTSEYERIYGIPLSKCVFVPFKVNYWEKMSRGDRSSKTEEYVFTAGRSYRDFPTFIEAMRKVDYPGLLLYEEAALLKRSATDVDLSNLPPNLAVAKNEGEQSWVDYIRRAKIVVVPLLPSTMYAPGLSLYLMAMAMNKCVIVTEGLATRGILADEAIIVTPKDPGAMADAISRVWNDDALRHKTAEAGRRYAERCGGESRLLEDIVRVSSELCLPSHL from the coding sequence ATGATATCCATGAAACGTATTCAAATGATCTCAAATCTGCGCCGGCTCGACGGTGTTCGGACCGAGCAGGTCGAAGCATCGAGTCAATATGCCGGAGACCGGGAAACATTTTGGGACGGCCTGCGCCTGTTTTTTTGTTCTCGTGGGAAAGACGTATTGGTGCTGACTGGGGGAACATGGCGACTCGTTGGATTCTGTTTGATGAAATCGTTGATGCCGTTCAGCTCATGTAGAGTCGTGGCGGTCGATTTTATCCTGTCTCGCCCGCAGGGTTGGAAACAGACAGTCGTGGCCCGTTTGAAAGGAATACTGCTGCGGAAGGTCGATCGCTTCATTTTGCATTTCAAAGATACGAGTGAGTATGAGCGAATCTATGGCATCCCTCTCTCCAAGTGTGTGTTTGTTCCGTTCAAGGTGAACTATTGGGAAAAGATGTCGCGGGGAGACCGTTCCTCCAAGACCGAGGAGTACGTCTTTACTGCCGGCCGCAGCTATCGTGACTTTCCGACCTTCATCGAAGCGATGCGCAAAGTTGACTATCCCGGGCTTCTCCTATACGAAGAGGCTGCGTTGTTGAAGCGGTCGGCCACGGATGTGGACCTTTCGAATCTTCCGCCCAATTTGGCTGTGGCCAAGAACGAAGGGGAGCAAAGCTGGGTCGACTATATCCGCCGGGCCAAGATCGTGGTCGTGCCGCTATTGCCGAGCACGATGTACGCGCCCGGCTTGAGTTTGTATCTGATGGCCATGGCGATGAATAAATGCGTCATCGTCACCGAAGGGCTGGCGACGCGGGGCATATTGGCCGATGAGGCGATCATCGTGACGCCAAAAGATCCGGGTGCAATGGCCGACGCGATCTCCAGAGTCTGGAATGATGATGCCTTGCGTCACAAAACAGCTGAAGCAGGTAGGCGCTATGCTGAGCGTTGCGGGGGAGAGTCTCGTCTCCTTGAGGATATTGTGCGCGTCTCTAGCGAGCTTTGTCTGCCGTCACACCTTTAG
- a CDS encoding UDP-glucose 6-dehydrogenase — translation MAKKMQRRIAVVGLGYVGLPIAVAFGKHAPVIGFDINKAKVEELRKGVDRTGEVSPQDLKASRVRYTSEPSDLKPADFIIVAVPTPINEALQPDLTALRKASELIGSNLSSGAIVVYESTVYPGATEEECLPILERSSGLKSGIDFKIGYSPERINPGDKEHTLEKILKVVSAQDEESLEIVAQTYATVVKAGIHRASSIKVAEAAKVIENTQRDLNIALMNELALIFHRLGIDTRSVLEAAGTKWNFLKFNPGLVGGHCIGVDPYYLTAKAESVGYHPEVILAGRRINNSMGKYVAEQTVKLLSQVERPVSDLKVAVLGLTFKENVPDLRNSRVPDIVNELKEYGIQVLVHDPLAEPEEAVGEYGLRLSSWDQLKQVDGIVLAVAHREYLQMGMHELLKPLRKQRNNVVVDVKSALNPDALPGSVKYWRL, via the coding sequence ATGGCGAAGAAGATGCAGCGGCGGATTGCAGTGGTGGGCTTGGGATACGTTGGGTTGCCGATCGCGGTGGCTTTCGGCAAGCATGCACCGGTCATTGGGTTCGACATCAATAAGGCCAAGGTTGAAGAACTTCGCAAGGGTGTAGACCGGACCGGAGAGGTGTCGCCGCAGGATTTGAAGGCGAGCCGAGTGCGATATACGTCGGAACCGAGCGATCTGAAACCTGCCGACTTCATCATCGTTGCTGTCCCGACCCCCATCAATGAAGCGTTGCAACCGGATCTGACGGCCTTGCGGAAGGCGTCGGAATTGATCGGTTCGAATCTTTCCTCCGGCGCCATCGTCGTCTATGAATCGACGGTCTATCCCGGCGCCACGGAGGAGGAGTGTCTCCCGATCCTCGAACGGTCGTCCGGGCTGAAGAGCGGCATCGACTTCAAAATCGGCTATTCGCCCGAACGTATCAATCCTGGCGACAAGGAACATACCCTCGAAAAAATCCTCAAAGTCGTCTCGGCGCAGGATGAAGAGTCCCTGGAGATCGTGGCACAGACCTATGCCACGGTCGTCAAGGCCGGCATCCATCGGGCGTCCAGCATCAAGGTCGCCGAAGCTGCGAAGGTGATCGAGAATACGCAGCGGGATCTCAACATCGCATTGATGAACGAGTTGGCATTGATTTTTCATCGTCTGGGCATCGATACGAGGTCGGTGCTCGAGGCGGCTGGCACGAAGTGGAATTTTTTGAAGTTCAATCCCGGTTTGGTCGGGGGCCACTGTATTGGGGTGGATCCCTATTACCTCACGGCGAAGGCCGAATCCGTGGGATATCATCCCGAGGTGATCCTGGCCGGGCGGCGGATCAATAACAGTATGGGCAAGTATGTGGCCGAACAGACCGTGAAGCTGTTGAGTCAGGTCGAACGCCCGGTCAGCGATTTAAAGGTGGCGGTATTGGGGTTGACGTTCAAAGAAAATGTCCCGGATTTGCGGAACAGCAGAGTGCCGGATATCGTGAATGAACTGAAGGAGTATGGAATTCAAGTCCTGGTCCACGACCCGCTGGCGGAACCGGAAGAGGCGGTGGGGGAGTACGGTTTGCGTCTGTCTTCCTGGGATCAGCTCAAGCAGGTGGATGGGATCGTGTTGGCCGTCGCGCATCGGGAATATCTGCAGATGGGTATGCACGAGCTGCTCAAGCCGTTGCGCAAACAACGCAACAATGTCGTGGTCGACGTGAAGAGCGCGTTGAACCCGGATGCGTTGCCGGGATCGGTGAAGTACTGGCGGTTGTAA
- a CDS encoding putative secretion system W protein GspD-like translates to MMFAVQSENLIVASGRVWYTKEVLTLLIRSMASPFRATHVGTMLRVLHRPLLTVVGLVCCLVATACGSLISADVKRGDQHLAAGNWEEATVAYRQALKDAPFDLSLQNKYAIARERAAAMHEERGRQLLKDRQLELAADEFKRALTIEPTSKEHESGLTEALRLKEARDRYREAERLAQLGRVNEAMEGYRQAVELDPSYKEALDGVSRLSEEQHALDRDDRQKQPVTLQFRNAGLKEVLEALGKAARVNFVFDKDVRNDPVTVSLEDKPFDEALTLVLNSNSLFAQKAGPALFIISPNTKQKQEQYQDLMIRTFYLSSAKAKDMVALLKTMLDVKHIHGNEPLNTVVIRDQPEKVELAEKIIQANDREDSEVLFDVEVLEVDRTVNQTYGLSYPKQVAAALIPPGFTGTIAGDIAQQLTYRNLASLGKDSYLFKLPTNVQLDFLKQVTDAKTLAAPKVRVVNNKKAEVNIGDKQPILLSTTNVLPGQAATGAVPTTSTVTSIEFRDTGVKLTVEPNIHLGNELSLKMKIEVIRLGDSVLLQASPPISQFKFGNRSAETMLNVRDGETIVLGGLLQEEDRRTKTTIPWIGDIPVLGNLLSSFTTSRVTTEVILTITPHIVNPLRPPGLQAQVFWSGTESVYSTSPLFAVQPKKVSTRVPASDAPGTVYQKSSAKKPKGEASVLEPVPMTLQLSIQPADAAVQTGKEFRVDVMAKNVHGLDTETFTLDFDPKIIEFRDAAEGEVLGTEAGKAAVAVAPKSADGVVELRLHRSASTTKEDGRLLRLTFVAKAPGVSPLRLQAAKHDDPAGPEGSGEAKGVVRVR, encoded by the coding sequence ATGATGTTTGCCGTGCAAAGCGAGAATCTGATTGTTGCGTCTGGTCGAGTTTGGTATACCAAAGAGGTTCTAACCTTGTTGATCCGATCTATGGCTTCTCCCTTCCGCGCGACACACGTCGGCACCATGCTCCGTGTGCTCCATCGGCCTCTCCTCACGGTCGTCGGCCTGGTGTGTTGTCTCGTCGCGACCGCCTGTGGGAGCCTGATCTCTGCCGATGTCAAACGGGGGGACCAGCATCTCGCGGCCGGGAATTGGGAGGAGGCCACGGTCGCCTACCGGCAGGCGCTCAAGGATGCTCCCTTCGACCTGTCGTTACAGAACAAGTATGCGATCGCCAGAGAGCGGGCCGCCGCGATGCACGAGGAGCGGGGCCGGCAGCTGTTGAAGGATCGCCAACTCGAGTTGGCCGCCGATGAGTTCAAACGTGCGCTGACGATCGAACCGACGAGCAAGGAGCATGAATCCGGCCTGACCGAAGCTTTACGGTTGAAGGAAGCTCGCGATCGCTACCGGGAGGCGGAACGGCTGGCGCAATTGGGACGAGTGAACGAGGCCATGGAGGGGTACAGGCAAGCGGTGGAGCTTGATCCGTCTTACAAGGAGGCGTTGGACGGAGTGTCGCGCCTTTCCGAAGAGCAGCACGCACTGGATCGAGACGACCGTCAGAAGCAACCCGTGACGTTGCAGTTCCGTAATGCCGGCCTGAAGGAAGTGCTCGAAGCGTTGGGCAAGGCCGCGCGGGTCAACTTCGTGTTCGACAAAGACGTCCGGAATGATCCGGTTACCGTATCGCTGGAAGACAAACCGTTCGACGAAGCGTTGACGCTGGTCTTGAACAGCAACAGTCTGTTCGCGCAGAAAGCCGGTCCGGCATTGTTCATCATCAGTCCGAACACCAAACAGAAGCAGGAACAGTATCAGGACCTGATGATCAGGACATTCTATCTGTCGTCGGCCAAGGCCAAGGATATGGTGGCGTTGTTGAAGACCATGCTGGATGTGAAGCACATCCATGGCAACGAGCCGCTCAATACCGTCGTGATTCGCGACCAGCCAGAAAAGGTGGAATTGGCGGAGAAGATCATTCAAGCCAACGATCGCGAAGACTCCGAGGTCCTGTTCGATGTGGAAGTGCTGGAAGTCGACCGGACGGTAAATCAGACCTATGGGCTGTCCTATCCGAAGCAAGTGGCTGCGGCGCTCATCCCGCCGGGGTTTACGGGGACGATCGCCGGCGACATCGCGCAGCAGCTTACCTATCGGAATCTTGCCAGCCTGGGAAAAGACAGTTATCTGTTCAAGCTGCCGACGAACGTGCAGTTGGATTTCCTCAAGCAAGTCACGGATGCCAAGACACTGGCGGCCCCGAAGGTACGCGTCGTCAATAACAAGAAGGCCGAGGTCAATATCGGCGACAAGCAGCCCATCCTGCTCTCGACGACCAACGTGTTGCCTGGGCAGGCTGCGACCGGCGCCGTGCCGACGACGTCGACGGTGACCTCCATCGAGTTTCGCGATACCGGCGTCAAGCTGACCGTGGAACCCAATATCCATTTGGGGAACGAGCTGTCTTTGAAGATGAAGATCGAGGTGATTCGCCTGGGTGACAGCGTGCTGTTGCAGGCTTCCCCGCCGATCAGCCAATTTAAGTTCGGCAACCGGTCGGCCGAAACCATGTTGAATGTGCGCGATGGGGAAACCATCGTGCTGGGGGGACTGTTGCAGGAAGAGGACCGTCGGACCAAAACGACCATTCCCTGGATCGGTGACATTCCCGTTCTGGGCAACCTCCTGAGTTCGTTCACGACGTCGCGGGTGACGACGGAAGTGATCCTGACCATCACGCCCCATATCGTCAACCCATTGCGTCCGCCGGGATTGCAGGCGCAGGTCTTCTGGTCCGGAACCGAGTCCGTCTATTCCACGTCGCCGTTGTTTGCGGTCCAACCGAAAAAAGTCTCGACCCGCGTTCCCGCCTCGGACGCACCGGGTACGGTCTATCAAAAGAGTTCGGCGAAAAAGCCCAAGGGCGAAGCCTCGGTCCTGGAACCGGTCCCGATGACCTTGCAGCTCTCCATTCAGCCCGCGGACGCCGCCGTTCAGACCGGCAAAGAGTTTCGCGTGGATGTCATGGCGAAGAACGTGCACGGATTGGATACCGAAACGTTCACATTGGATTTTGATCCGAAGATCATCGAGTTTCGAGATGCCGCGGAGGGAGAAGTGTTGGGCACCGAGGCCGGCAAGGCCGCCGTGGCCGTCGCACCGAAATCGGCCGATGGAGTCGTCGAACTGCGCCTGCATCGCTCTGCGAGCACCACGAAAGAAGACGGTCGTCTGCTTCGTCTGACATTTGTCGCCAAGGCGCCGGGCGTATCACCGCTCCGTCTACAGGCGGCCAAACATGACGACCCCGCAGGCCCGGAAGGGTCGGGGGAAGCCAAAGGAGTCGTGAGGGTGCGGTGA
- a CDS encoding N-terminal methylation, translating into MIVVTIVGILATLAVPSYQAAIVKAKEGALRQDLFSLRDVIDQHRADKGKYPENMQSLISAGYLRRVPTDPITGSTSTWQEMVDQGEGGMVDVFSGSDLVGTNGVPYNQW; encoded by the coding sequence ATGATCGTGGTGACGATCGTCGGCATCCTCGCCACCTTGGCGGTCCCTTCCTATCAAGCCGCCATCGTCAAGGCCAAAGAAGGGGCCTTGCGGCAGGATCTGTTTTCGTTGCGCGATGTCATCGATCAGCATCGGGCCGACAAGGGCAAGTATCCTGAAAACATGCAATCGCTCATCTCGGCCGGGTATCTTCGACGGGTTCCGACCGACCCGATAACCGGCTCGACCTCGACCTGGCAGGAAATGGTCGATCAAGGGGAAGGCGGGATGGTCGATGTGTTTTCGGGGTCCGATCTTGTCGGCACCAACGGAGTTCCCTATAACCAATGGTAA
- a CDS encoding Type IV fimbrial assembly protein PilC: protein MAVFAYRAARADGTTFEGQIEGEDEQLVRAKLESDGLLVFRLARRGAGLGVPGFSTGRWGKLPLQDFLVFNQELLALIKAGLPILRVWDLLIDRTQRAPFREALKAIKQDIRGGHSASEALAKHSAYFSELYLATIRAGEQSGNLAEVLQRYIAYLKLMIGLRQKVTKALAYPAFLVVVGIAVVGFLLSYVMPTFVSVYGESSANLPTPTRMLIAVIHMGEAQLIPFAIVIGAALVSGRAWYQTTAGRLSVDRQLLRLPLIGVILVEHYTIQLTRTLATVLAGGTPLVEALEIARSAVSNRFVSRGLASAVNEIREGSTLAAAIERPKILPKLAIEMLSVGEETGSLEPMLRDVAEFYEGDLDVRLSQLTTWIEPVLLLVMGLLVGGIVIIMYLPIFQMAGTIQ from the coding sequence ATGGCTGTGTTCGCCTACAGAGCGGCCCGTGCGGATGGAACGACCTTCGAAGGTCAAATCGAAGGGGAAGACGAGCAACTGGTGCGCGCCAAGCTCGAATCCGACGGCCTGTTGGTCTTTCGCCTTGCCCGGCGCGGGGCCGGCCTTGGTGTGCCGGGGTTTTCGACCGGTCGCTGGGGCAAACTTCCCCTACAAGATTTCCTCGTGTTTAATCAAGAACTGCTGGCCCTGATCAAGGCCGGGCTCCCGATCTTGCGGGTCTGGGACCTGCTCATCGATCGTACTCAACGGGCTCCCTTTCGAGAAGCACTGAAGGCGATCAAGCAGGATATCCGCGGAGGGCATTCGGCCTCCGAGGCCCTCGCCAAACATTCCGCCTATTTTTCGGAACTGTATCTGGCCACCATCCGTGCAGGCGAGCAGTCCGGGAACTTGGCCGAAGTCCTGCAACGGTACATCGCCTACCTCAAGTTGATGATCGGCCTGCGACAGAAGGTCACCAAGGCGCTGGCCTATCCGGCCTTTCTGGTCGTCGTGGGCATTGCAGTGGTCGGGTTTTTGTTAAGTTACGTGATGCCGACGTTCGTGTCGGTCTATGGGGAATCGTCGGCGAATCTGCCGACTCCGACCCGCATGCTCATCGCCGTGATCCACATGGGGGAGGCGCAACTCATTCCGTTTGCGATCGTGATCGGTGCAGCGTTGGTGTCGGGGCGGGCCTGGTACCAAACCACGGCCGGTCGATTGTCCGTGGATCGACAGTTGTTGCGATTACCGCTCATCGGAGTGATTCTGGTGGAGCACTACACGATCCAATTGACCCGCACGTTGGCCACGGTGCTGGCTGGCGGAACCCCTTTGGTAGAAGCCCTCGAAATCGCCCGTAGCGCCGTGTCGAACCGCTTCGTGTCGCGTGGTCTGGCCTCGGCGGTGAACGAAATCCGTGAGGGCAGTACCCTGGCCGCCGCCATCGAACGTCCGAAAATCTTACCCAAGCTGGCGATTGAAATGTTATCGGTCGGAGAGGAAACGGGATCGTTGGAGCCGATGTTGCGGGATGTGGCGGAGTTTTACGAAGGCGATCTCGATGTGCGGCTCAGTCAGTTGACCACCTGGATCGAGCCCGTGCTGTTGCTGGTGATGGGTCTTCTGGTCGGAGGCATCGTCATCATCATGTATCTGCCCATTTTTCAAATGGCCGGCACGATTCAGTAA
- a CDS encoding type II secretion system protein E: MFMQRHLTRPSLADVMVREGILPKRTVDQAVARLGGSIAALGQTLVEEGSISEAQLAQALAAQYGLPYDPLTGFRVDSEFYHTISVKLMRRHPFVPVKEENGVLTIAISDPHNLLALDELEILLNRTLHYVVSSRAAIQAALERSEGSSQALRELEAEYRSVLVKEDERGEEVLTVDHFGEDQSPVVKLLDTIMLSAMQRRASDIHIEATDRATTVKFRVDGILVSAMDPLDVKLHPPLVSRLKVMSDLDIAERRVPQDGSFRMRLDRKTVDFRVSILPSVFGESVVIRILDREAITTGVSSLRLDRLGFNPEDLKRFRRAITRPYGMVLVTGPTGSGKTTTLYAAISEMNIQEDKLITIEDPVEYQLPGVVQIPVNEKKGLTFARGLRSILRHDPDKIMVGEIRDAETAQIAIQSALTGHLVLTTVHANNVFDVIGRFASMGIDSYNFLAALTCVLAQRLIRVICPDCRHQVVLDEALAEESGIDYEQYKDAPFYEGKGCPECHDTGYRGRKCITEFLDLTDEIKEMILADRALSEIRYRAVTDGMITLRQSAVKKVLAGETTLREINRVTFSEER, translated from the coding sequence ATGTTCATGCAACGTCATCTCACCCGTCCATCGCTGGCCGATGTGATGGTGCGCGAAGGGATCTTGCCGAAACGGACCGTCGATCAGGCCGTCGCTCGTCTGGGGGGCAGCATCGCCGCGCTGGGGCAGACGCTGGTCGAGGAAGGCAGTATTTCAGAAGCCCAATTGGCGCAGGCCTTGGCGGCACAATATGGGCTCCCCTACGATCCGCTCACCGGCTTTCGAGTGGATTCGGAGTTTTACCACACCATTTCGGTGAAGCTGATGCGGCGCCATCCCTTCGTGCCGGTGAAGGAGGAGAACGGCGTCTTGACCATCGCGATCTCCGATCCCCACAACCTCCTTGCGTTGGATGAACTGGAAATTCTGCTCAACCGCACCCTGCATTACGTGGTGAGCTCGCGAGCGGCCATTCAGGCAGCCTTGGAGCGCAGCGAAGGGTCCAGTCAAGCATTGCGCGAGTTGGAGGCGGAGTACCGGTCGGTACTTGTCAAGGAGGATGAGCGGGGCGAAGAGGTCTTGACCGTCGACCATTTCGGCGAAGACCAGAGCCCCGTGGTGAAGCTGCTCGACACGATTATGTTGAGCGCCATGCAGCGCCGGGCCAGCGATATCCACATCGAGGCGACGGATCGAGCCACCACGGTCAAGTTTCGCGTGGACGGTATTCTGGTCTCGGCTATGGATCCGCTCGATGTCAAACTGCATCCTCCGCTTGTGTCCCGCTTGAAGGTCATGTCCGATCTCGACATCGCCGAACGGCGGGTGCCGCAGGACGGGAGTTTCCGGATGCGGTTGGATCGTAAGACGGTGGACTTCCGGGTGTCGATCCTCCCGAGCGTGTTCGGTGAATCCGTCGTGATCAGAATCCTGGACCGGGAGGCGATCACCACCGGCGTGTCGAGCCTACGACTGGATCGTCTCGGGTTCAATCCCGAAGATCTGAAGCGGTTCAGGCGTGCCATCACACGCCCCTACGGCATGGTGCTCGTCACAGGGCCGACCGGCAGCGGTAAAACCACAACGCTCTATGCCGCCATCAGCGAGATGAACATTCAGGAAGACAAGTTGATCACCATCGAAGATCCGGTGGAGTATCAGCTGCCTGGGGTGGTGCAGATTCCCGTGAACGAAAAGAAGGGGCTGACGTTCGCCCGCGGGTTGCGGTCGATCTTGCGGCATGATCCGGACAAGATCATGGTCGGTGAAATCCGGGATGCGGAAACGGCGCAGATCGCGATTCAGTCGGCTCTGACCGGCCATTTGGTGTTGACGACCGTGCATGCCAACAACGTGTTCGACGTGATCGGACGGTTCGCGTCGATGGGCATCGATTCCTACAATTTCCTGGCCGCCTTGACCTGTGTGCTGGCGCAACGGTTGATCCGAGTCATCTGCCCCGATTGCCGCCACCAAGTGGTGCTCGACGAGGCGTTGGCCGAGGAGTCCGGCATCGACTACGAGCAGTACAAGGACGCGCCGTTTTATGAAGGAAAAGGCTGCCCCGAATGTCACGATACGGGCTATCGTGGCCGAAAGTGTATCACCGAATTCCTGGACCTGACGGACGAAATCAAGGAAATGATCCTGGCCGACCGGGCGCTGTCGGAAATTCGCTACCGGGCGGTTACGGACGGCATGATCACCCTGCGGCAGTCTGCGGTGAAGAAAGTGCTGGCCGGAGAGACGACGTTGCGTGAAATCAACCGCGTGACGTTCAGTGAAGAGCGGTAA